In Rhodoferax koreense, a genomic segment contains:
- a CDS encoding aldolase produces the protein MSALPSIPAAPPMLSPALRPLREDLALALRAAALHGLSEGVCNHFSVAVPGEADRYLINPRGLHWSEIGGDDIVLIDGDGRVLEGRHRVEPTALFIHAAVHKITGHAVVLHTHMPFATALTLTVDRALDPTLSQNAMRYVGRIAIDADYNGLALDHSEGERIAAAMRGKDIAFLGNHGVVVAGARIDHAYDDLYYLERACQHQVLAASTGRPLVPVNAALAARVAAQIQGEREQSELFFEALRRLVPAPFVR, from the coding sequence ATGTCTGCATTGCCCTCGATACCCGCTGCGCCGCCCATGCTGTCACCCGCATTGCGGCCCTTGCGCGAAGACCTGGCGCTGGCCCTGCGCGCCGCCGCCTTGCACGGCCTGTCCGAAGGCGTCTGCAACCACTTCAGCGTGGCCGTGCCCGGAGAGGCCGACCGTTATCTGATCAACCCGCGCGGCCTGCACTGGAGCGAGATCGGCGGCGACGACATCGTGCTGATCGATGGCGACGGCCGCGTGCTCGAAGGTCGCCACCGGGTGGAGCCGACGGCGCTGTTCATCCACGCCGCGGTGCACAAGATCACCGGCCATGCCGTGGTGCTGCACACCCACATGCCCTTCGCCACGGCGCTCACGCTCACCGTGGACCGCGCGCTCGACCCCACGCTCAGCCAGAACGCCATGCGCTACGTCGGCCGCATCGCCATCGACGCCGACTACAACGGCCTGGCGCTGGACCACTCCGAAGGCGAACGCATCGCCGCGGCCATGCGCGGCAAGGACATCGCCTTCCTCGGCAACCACGGCGTGGTGGTGGCCGGCGCGCGCATCGACCATGCCTACGACGACCTGTACTACCTGGAACGCGCCTGCCAGCACCAGGTGCTGGCGGCCTCCACCGGCCGGCCGTTGGTGCCGGTGAACGCCGCGCTGGCCGCGCGCGTGGCGGCACAGATCCAGGGTGAACGCGAGCAGTCCGAGCTGTTCTTCGAGGCGCTGCGCCGCCTCGTGCCCGCCCCGTTCGTGCGCTGA
- a CDS encoding IMPACT family protein produces the protein MPMTLRTPAHSELLIKKSRFIGCVEPMADRALAQARVDALRAEHPGAAHVCWALLAGGQSAAVDDGEPGGTAGRPMLAVLRHQDLDGVLATVVRYFGGVKLGAGGLVRAYTDAVAQALLTAEKRPLQRMRPLACSVPFALEGLLRREIEAAGATLADVRHGSVVSLYLSLPEAEAERFVQRINDVGQGRVSWLDTTAPV, from the coding sequence ATGCCGATGACCCTGCGCACCCCCGCCCACAGCGAGCTGCTGATCAAGAAGAGCCGCTTCATCGGCTGCGTCGAGCCGATGGCCGATCGCGCGCTGGCCCAGGCGCGGGTCGACGCGCTGCGCGCCGAACATCCCGGCGCGGCCCATGTGTGCTGGGCGCTGCTGGCCGGCGGCCAGTCGGCCGCGGTGGACGATGGCGAGCCCGGCGGCACCGCGGGCCGGCCGATGCTGGCCGTGCTGCGCCACCAGGACCTGGACGGCGTGCTGGCCACCGTGGTGCGCTACTTCGGCGGCGTGAAGCTCGGCGCCGGCGGCCTGGTACGGGCCTACACCGATGCGGTGGCGCAGGCCCTGCTGACCGCAGAAAAGCGGCCGCTGCAGCGCATGCGGCCGCTCGCCTGCAGCGTGCCGTTCGCGCTCGAAGGCCTGCTGCGGCGCGAGATCGAGGCTGCGGGCGCCACGCTCGCCGACGTGCGACACGGCAGCGTGGTCAGCCTGTATCTCAGCCTGCCCGAGGCCGAGGCCGAACGCTTCGTGCAGCGCATCAACGATGTCGGCCAGGGCCGCGTGAGCTGGCTCGACACCACCGCGCCGGTATGA
- a CDS encoding MlaE family ABC transporter permease, which yields MLCAPHPPDSLPRRALGVLAGWWGVLHFGAVALVLALSPSTHRGAQRLAMARLLYQTTWQVLPWFTALCALVSLVLVRIVLVTAQSYGLSQFALEMVVRVLVLELIPLSAALFVLLRSGLATGSEVAQMRRRGELEGWQHGVLAPWRSHLVPRVVASAFSVVTLAAVSCVVALVVAYTVVYGFTPWGFAAYTRMVGRVFEPAVALGFGVKLMLFSLAVAVIPMATALQQAPGHPRPVDFVVVPYGTVRLLVVLVLIEAGSLAVKYI from the coding sequence ATGCTCTGCGCCCCGCATCCCCCAGACAGCCTGCCGCGGCGCGCCCTGGGCGTGCTCGCCGGCTGGTGGGGTGTGCTGCACTTTGGCGCGGTGGCGCTGGTGCTGGCCCTGTCGCCGTCCACCCACCGCGGCGCGCAGCGCCTGGCCATGGCGCGGCTGCTGTACCAGACCACCTGGCAGGTGCTGCCCTGGTTCACCGCGCTGTGCGCGCTGGTGAGCCTGGTGCTGGTGCGCATCGTGCTCGTCACGGCACAGAGCTACGGCCTGTCGCAGTTCGCGCTGGAGATGGTGGTGCGTGTGCTGGTGCTCGAGCTGATCCCGCTGTCGGCCGCGTTGTTCGTGCTGCTGCGCTCCGGCCTGGCCACGGGCTCGGAGGTCGCGCAGATGCGCCGCCGCGGCGAGCTCGAAGGCTGGCAGCACGGTGTCCTCGCGCCCTGGCGCAGCCACCTCGTGCCCCGTGTCGTCGCCAGCGCGTTTTCCGTGGTCACGCTGGCCGCGGTGAGCTGCGTTGTGGCGCTGGTGGTGGCCTACACCGTGGTCTACGGCTTCACGCCCTGGGGCTTCGCGGCCTACACGCGCATGGTCGGCCGGGTGTTCGAGCCGGCCGTGGCGCTGGGCTTCGGCGTGAAGCTGATGCTGTTCAGCCTGGCGGTGGCGGTGATCCCGATGGCCACGGCGCTGCAGCAGGCGCCGGGCCATCCGAGGCCCGTGGACTTCGTCGTCGTCCCCTATGGCACGGTGCGCCTTCTGGTGGTGCTGGTGCTGATCGAGGCCGGTTCCCTGGCCGTGAAATACATTTGA
- a CDS encoding MlaD family protein produces MPTPDTPSTPPPSTDGQPVAHIEFKAMLLLALMMAVVLGSVAYVLYARGIFENTQRLVLLADDSEGVVVGMDLTFSGFPIGRVRRTELAEDGKVRVLVDVATDDARWLRTSSVFTMERGVVGDTKLRAFTGVLTDPPLPPDAERPVLRGDVTAEIPRLIATVQALVENLANMSRDGSSLNATLDNTRALTGKLGGPEGALGVLLGSDANARKAITALDRTNALLARTESLLGRADQRLFGKSGVVDDTQASLAQLTGLLADARASLKKVDAVLVEAQAIGANARVASTDLGVLRAEVEASLRKVDALVQEVNRKWPFARETEIKLP; encoded by the coding sequence ATGCCGACACCCGACACCCCTTCCACGCCGCCCCCGTCAACCGACGGCCAGCCCGTCGCCCACATCGAGTTCAAGGCCATGCTGCTGCTCGCGCTGATGATGGCCGTGGTGCTGGGTTCGGTTGCCTACGTGCTGTATGCCCGCGGCATCTTTGAGAACACCCAGCGCCTGGTGCTGCTGGCCGACGATTCCGAAGGCGTGGTGGTCGGCATGGACCTCACCTTCTCTGGTTTTCCCATCGGCCGCGTGCGCCGCACCGAACTGGCCGAGGACGGCAAGGTGCGCGTGCTCGTCGACGTGGCCACCGACGATGCGCGCTGGCTGCGCACCAGCAGCGTGTTCACCATGGAGCGCGGTGTGGTGGGCGACACCAAGCTGCGGGCCTTCACCGGCGTGCTGACCGATCCGCCGCTGCCGCCCGACGCCGAACGCCCCGTGCTGCGCGGCGACGTGACCGCGGAAATCCCGCGCCTGATCGCCACCGTCCAGGCCCTGGTGGAAAACCTGGCGAACATGTCGCGCGACGGTTCGAGCCTGAATGCCACGCTGGACAACACGCGCGCGCTGACCGGCAAGCTCGGCGGGCCGGAAGGCGCACTCGGCGTGCTGCTCGGCAGCGATGCCAACGCCAGAAAAGCCATCACCGCGCTGGACCGCACCAATGCCTTGCTGGCCCGTACCGAGTCGCTGCTGGGCAGGGCCGACCAGCGCCTCTTCGGCAAGAGCGGTGTGGTCGACGACACCCAGGCCAGCCTGGCCCAGCTCACCGGGCTGCTGGCGGATGCCCGCGCCAGCCTGAAGAAGGTCGATGCCGTGCTGGTCGAGGCCCAGGCCATCGGCGCCAACGCGCGCGTGGCCAGCACCGATCTCGGCGTGTTGCGCGCCGAAGTCGAGGCCAGCCTGCGCAAGGTCGATGCGTTGGTGCAGGAGGTGAATCGCAAGTGGCCGTTCGCGCGCGAAACCGAGATCAAGCTGCCATGA